The Thermotoga neapolitana DSM 4359 sequence CGTCGGGTACTTCCTCGGATCTTTCGTAGATTTCTCTTGCTTTTTTCAAAGCCTCTTCCACATCGAGGCTTTCCTCTCCAGTATTTTCTTCCTGAATTCTTCCAAGAAGTTCTTCAAGAACGTCGAGCCTCTCGTCTGCCTCTTTTTTCTCTTCCAGAGCGGGAATTTCCTCTGGAATGGCTTCAGGTTCTTCGAGTGTTTTTCCTGCTTCTTTTGCAGTTTCCGGTGTTCTCGTGATACGCTTGATAAGCAACCTTTGCAGGAGAAAGACGGCCAGGAACGTTCCACCTGAAACAACTATCGAAAGCCATGTAGGAAAACCCTTCGATGTCTCGGTGGTTTTCGACTTCCCGGATGGTGCCTTCGATCTCACGTACTTTTCCCACTCTTCCTGTGGAACGTTGAGTCTGTTCAATATCTCTCTGGCTATCACGTTGTCTGGAAAGTTCGACAGATACGCCCTTGCCTTCTCGTAGTCACCTATCGCATAGGCACATATTCCCATTTTCAACTTCACAAGAGGATCTCTTTCCTCGATCGTCGGATCTTTCTGGAGGGATTCTTCGAACAACCTCAACGCCCTTCTGTAGTCTCCTTCGAGATAAG is a genomic window containing:
- a CDS encoding tetratricopeptide repeat protein, translated to MLLFFLLLSLTIFSNDLYTNALNAYLEGDYRRALRLFEESLQKDPTIEERDPLVKLKMGICAYAIGDYEKARAYLSNFPDNVIAREILNRLNVPQEEWEKYVRSKAPSGKSKTTETSKGFPTWLSIVVSGGTFLAVFLLQRLLIKRITRTPETAKEAGKTLEEPEAIPEEIPALEEKKEADERLDVLEELLGRIQEENTGEESLDVEEALKKAREIYERSEEVPDDLTAEEANLDVEETLKELEAKEEYTEEDARKLVLALKKKLREE